In the genome of Pseudomonas sp. Teo4, the window CACCGAATATCACAGCGGTGACAGGCCCAGGGCTTGGAGAACCTTGAGCATCCACCTCCCCTACCAACACCGGAAAGTTGACGATGATCAGGCCGACTAGAACAGCGAGAACCACCACCGATGTGAGTGGAGCAATCAACCTCACGATAATGCCGATTTTGTCGTGCAGAACCTTATTTTTGGCAAAAAACATCAATGTCGAGATCGAAACCACGAACATCATGAACACTACGCCGATAACGCCTACCGCTGAGAACCAGGAATACACCTGGCCGTAGGGGTCGAGGCCTGTTATCAACACCACGAGCGTCAGCAATGCAATCACCAACGAAGTAGCAAGAGACGCAACGCCTGGAGACCGGTGCTTCATGTGTTGGCGGCCCAGGAACTGTGGAAGCGCACCACTCCGACCATTGGTAAACAAATACCGTGCCGTCACGTTATGCCAGGAGAGGATGCACGCCAGAAGACTGGTAACCAACAGAACGTTGATAACGAGAGCCAACCAATCTCCGACATAGCGTGCAGCAGTCATTTGGTACATGTTGCCGGCTGACATTGATTCCAGCGCAGTAGAAACCGCGCGCGAGCCCCACCCCTCAACGAACGCCCAGGTAGCAAGCGTATACACGACGGTAACGATGAGCACTGCACCATAGGTGGCGCGAGGAATGGTTTTCGCGGGATCCTTGGCCTCGTCACGATACACAGCAGTCGACTCGAACCCCATAAAAGACGAGACGGCAAATGTCAATCCGAGTGCAAAATTTCCGGAAAACACGGCGTCGAAAGTAAACGGCTTAAGAGTCAGCCCCTCTTCTCCGCCCTGCCCTACAATCGCGACGCTCACAATCGTAACGACCACCAGTTCGGCAATCAGCAATACAGCGAGTACCTTTGCACTGAAGTCGATATTACGGTACCCAAGGTAACCGATCGTCGCGATCAATACTCCGGAGATCACCCACCAAGGAACACTGAGACCAAACACGCCGAGAAAATTGGAAATCAGCAGTCCCGCGAAAGGGTACATGCCGACTTGCATGGCGACATAGGCATAAACAGCCATGAACGTTGCGCCAACCCCGGCGGGGAATCCAAGTCCAGCCTGAATGTAGCTATAGAACCCGCCAGACTCTCGGACATAGGGCGTCATCGCCGTAAACCCAATGGAGAAAATCAAGAGAATCAGAGCGATTAAGATGAAGGTCGATGGAAAACCGATCCCGTTTCCCGTCGCGATGCCTACCGGCCCCAGGCCAGCCACCACTGACAACGGCGCCGCCGCAGCGAGAACCATAAAGATGATCGAACTAACACCTAACTGCGCAGACAGCGGTGCCTGCGATGAAACTTTATCTCTCGACGAACTTCCTACTGTAGTCATTTCGCCACGCCTCTGATTAATTATTGTTAAGGGGTGCTCACTAGCAGATCTAGCATTCACCAAACATAAAGGCAGATTACAACCAAGACACCCAAGACAGGTGCCAACTCAAAAGATTTAATAAATGACCGCAAGATCTCCATTACCCGCCTGCATTCTATCCAGCAGCAAATAGGGAGAAAAACCATAGTCGCTATTACCTTGGCAGCCACTCACACAGCAATGCCTTTTAACGGCCGATAATGAAACCAACTGATTGCCGGTTTTCGGGATAAAATATTCTTTTGGTAACATTTTGAACTGAAAGATTGATAATATCCAATTTCGATTGCAGATCGCCTAAGATAAAAAATCTTATCACCTGCTCACGCAGCGAGTGTCGGGGCTTCAAAATCAGCCCCGATAATCCAACGCGATCAATTGGAAGAGGCGCTTAGCACTTGACCTTAAGCGATGCTTGACTCAGTTCGACTCGACAGCGCCTGAGACTCCTGCTTGACCGCTTGCAGGAACGCATGATTGCCTTCTGCGCATCCTGTGCAGATAGCCTGCTGGCCAGCGGAGGGATCGCAATCCATTTCAATCGCAGTGTAAGACCGATCACAAACGTGGCATTTGATGTGCTGGCTCCATACGTCCACCACTTCACTTCTAGGATCTTCGGCACGGCGAATTGGCCGACCATGAACGGATTTGGCAATCAACCAGTAGCTCAATGCTGCGATTGCAGAAATGATGATGGGGGCGAACTCGACATACCACCCCCCCTTAGCGCCGAACTCGATGATGGAAATACCTACCGCCGTAGAGAACAAAATTGCCCACGCACCCGGCATGATTGCTTTGACCCTACCTGGACGGAACTCAGAATGCTGGGTGTCCTGATACAGCGCATAATGAGTCATCAGGATCGCGACCCAAGAAGTAACGGCTACGCCCTGCCAAGCTAGCGCTTTCAACAAATAACTGAACACGTTGGTGAGCATCAAAGAATAAACGCACGCCCCAACAAAGAGAACCCACACGGCCCGGGGCAACCGCAAACCAAAACCTCTAGCCGCGAAACCAGCCATATTCAACGAAGCCATATAGTAGTTGGCAGTGTTGATACGTGTTTGGCTGACGATGATGAACAACAGGCCGACCACACCTGACGACTTCAGCACGGCTTCCGCGATACCCTGCTCACTGGCCTTCAAACCAGGAAAAACAGTTTCCATGATAAAGATACCCGCTACGCCATTGATGACATAAAGGGCAAAATAGAAAAGCGGCCCAAAGGTAACGATACCATGAAATTTCGCATCCTGCGGTTTACCGAAGCGCGAAAATTCAGCGGTCACCATCATGTTGACGCAAATGCCCATGTACACAATAAATGCCCACAGCCAGCCTGGCATGGAAGTTTCAATGGATGGCTGAATAGACAAAAATCCAGCGGAAAAGCCAAACCGGTTACCGGCCATCAAGACAATCAGCAGCAGGCCGCCGATGTACAATGGCAACAACGCTCCATTGAGCTTATCCATCCATGCCTGGATGCCACCTACAACAAGCGGCATTGCATACAGGACTACCAATAAATACCACCAGCGGATGTCACTCTCAGGTGAAAAATACTGCTGCAGCGCGACAGCAATAATAGAGCCTTCGAATACCGCGTAGTACGTAGCGGTAACGGCGAAAAGTAAAGACGAGATAATTGCACCAACGTTGCCGAATATCCCTCTGGATAGCAATGCCACGGAGAGACCACTTTTGATAGATCGCTGACTAATGATGTAGTTTATCACTCCATAGAATACTACTGACAATCCGATACCGATGAGTGCACTACGTGAGCCTACCGCCTGCGCGACAGCAACACTGATGTAGAGATAAAACAATGCGCTCAGCACAGACCAGGATGCCATCGCCAGACTCCACCGACTGGAACGAGCGGCCAAAGGCACTACATGCCTTGAATAATCCTCGGCAGACTGCTCCTGTAATACGCGGGGATCATCCTTAGAACTGATTTCAAACTGACCTACATCTGCCATAGCCTTCTCTCTTATCTGTCTATCAGCCTTTACGCTGAGGCAGTCGCCCCGTTGCACTTGCCACCCTAGCCGCCAACTACTGACGAGATTCAACGCCCTTATTTAACACAACTAACAATCGGGCCAAATCGATGAAACGCTCTAATCTCCCGCACCAAAATTATGCAAAATGAAGGGCCTTGTCCTCTTTACGACCCAATTTCTACCACAAAAAAAAGCCAGGAGCCGCTTTCAGACAGCTCCTAGCAAACTAGGTACAAGCAGACACAACAAGAAGCCTACAAAACAGTAGCCATCGACAACCACTGGTTTGACTCCGCGTACGCACCGGGTATACCGGCGCCCGCTCACTTAACGATCGGCGAAAAACTTAAGCAATTCAGTTACCAATTGCTCGGGTTGTTCCTCAGGGATATAGTGACCGCTACTAACCATAGTTCCGGTAACGTCCGAAGCAATCTTCTTGAGTTCACCCACGAGGTCAGGCATTGAGCCCTGATCAGCACGAACGGCCAAGACAGGCATCTTTAGCATGCCCTTCTTCGCCAACTGCCGATTCTGCTCAGCAGAAAGAGTCATTGCGCGATAATAGGCAAGCCCCCCTTTCCAACCATTGAGTTTGAACACCCGCAGGTACTCTTCAAAGTCTTCCTGAGAGAAGACCTGAGGATTCGCCGACTTGCGTTGCAGGTACCATTCTAGGTAGATGTGCTCACGGCCTTCCAGAAGCGCCTCTGGCAGATCCGGAATGTTGTGGAACCCACAGTGCCAGGTGCGCCAAGCTGCATCGGCGGCCCATGGCAGGTTGTCAGGCAGGCTGATACCGGGAATGCCACAGTCCAAAATCGCCCACCCCGTCACTGTGTCGCCGTAATTCGCACAATAGGGGTAGCTCACCCAGGCACCGAGATCATGCGAGATAAGGGAGTGTTTCTTCACACCCACCTGATCCAGCATCCCACGCAGCAAACGAGCAATATTGGAGGTATCGCAAGATGCTGGGCGTTCGGAATCGCCTTGGCCTGGGAGGTCGGGGGCGATGACGCGGAAGTGTTTACCCAACGCCGGTAGAACCTTACGCCAGGCGTACCAACTCTGCGGGAAACCGCAGATGAGCACCATCACCTCACCGTCTTCAACGCCACCACTGACGTAGTGCATACGCGTGCCATCGACGGTCACAAAAGCACGCTCGAATCCTTCTACACCGCAATCCGGCCATTCACGCTTGCTAAACATCATGTCCACCCGTGCAAAGATGCTAGTAGAGACTCAATTTGATTAGAATGGATCTCGGGCAGCGGCCAGCCAACCGCCATCCATCACGTACTCACTGCCATGAACGAAGTCCGCCTCATCCCCACCGAGGAACGCTGCGAGTTTCGCGATCTCGCTAGGCTGGCACCAACGCCGGGCAGGGAATTTCTCAAGTGCCGCCAGCATATCGGGCGAGTGAGCGGTCACCGGGTCAGCCATCGCAAGTGGAGTAGCAGTTGCACCAGGGCAGATCGTGTTCACGCGAATGCCACTAGCTCCGTACTCAAATGTCAACTGACGAGTAAGACCAATTACGCCGTGTTTAGAAGCTGTATAAGCAGTACCACCACCAGCAGCACTGAAGCCTGAGGTCGAGGAGGTATTGATAATTGCACCTTTCTTCTGCTTAAGCATTTGAGGAATGACGGCACGCGCCATCAAGAAAGGCCCTGTCAGGTTGACCGCAATGACCTTGTTCCACTCTTCAACGGACACTTCATGCGCCGTAGCGTGCCCATCAAGGATACCGGCATTATTGCAAAGTAGGTCGATACGCCCCCATTTGGCAATGACTGCCTCGACCGCTTCCTTGACACTGGCTGGGTCGCTGACGTCTACACGATAGGCGAAGCCAGATTCAGGATTGGAAATTTTGGAAATCGATTCTTCAGCGGCTTTAAGGTTGATATCGAGAGCGACAACAAGGGCCTGACGGGCAGCAAATTCTTCAACCATTGCCCTCCCCATGCCAGAACCTGCACCAGTAATGATGACTACGCGACCATTGTAATTATTCATAACACACTCTTCTTTAGAAATTGTAACTGTGCATTGATATCTAGCGCCGCCAGATGTCTTCGATAATCAGCCATCCATCTGAACGCGTCCAATCGCCATTCACGATGGTTTTAGATAGGCTTTCCTTATCAGTCACGACGTTGCTACGCCGCGGCCTTGACCATCTCCTCAATGACCTTTTTCGCGTCGCCGAACACCATCATGGTCTTGTCGAGGTAGAACAATTCGTTGTCCAAACCGGCGTAGCCGCTAGCCATTGAACGCTTGTTGACAATGATGGTTTTGGCCTTGAAGGCCTCCAGGATCGGCATGCCAGCAATCGGTGATTTCGGATCGTTCTTTGCCGCTGGATTGACTACATCGTTGGCGCCCAGGACTAGCACAACGTCGGCCTGGCCGAATTCGGAGTTGATGTCGTCCATCTCGAATACCTGGTCGTATGGCACTTCGGCCTCGGCGAGCAGCACATTCATATGCCCAGGCATGCGCCCCGCCACCGGGTGGATCGCGTATTTCACGGTCACACCGCTGTGGGTCAGCTTCTCGGTCAGTTCCTTCAATGCATGCTGGGCCCGTGCCACCGCAAGACCATAGCCAGGAACGATAATCACGCTGTCAGCGTTGCTCAGCAGGAAGGTGGCATCGTCTGCCGAGCCGGACTTCACAGGGCGCTGCTCTTTGGATCCTTGCGTCGCGCCGACATCGGCATCGCCGCCAAAACCGCCAAGAATGACGCTGAAGAACGAACGGTTCATTGCCTTGCACATGATGTACGACAGGATAGCGCCGGACGAACCTACCAAAGAGCCAGCGATGATCAGCATCGAATTGTTCAGTGAGAAGCCGATACCTGCCGCCGCCCAGCCGGAGTAGCTATTGAGCATCGACACGACTACTGGCATGTCCGCCCCTCCGATTGGGATGATCAGAAGCACGCCCAGTACGAAAGCGAGTACCAGCATCAAGATGAAGGCGTCGATCAACCCTGTAGCGCTGTAGATGATGCCTACACCGAAGGTCGTGAACAGAACCAACATGTTGGTTTTGAATTGCCCTTGAAATACAAACGGAGCGCCTTGAAACAGTCGAAATTTGTACTTGCCTGACAGCTTACCAAACGCAATGACCGAGCCCGAGAAGGTGATTGCGCCGATAGCTGCGCCAAGGAACAGCTCTAGCCGGTTACCACCAGGAATCGGATCACCCATGGAAGCAACGATACCCAATGACTGAGGTTCGATTACGCCAGTGATGGCGATGAAAACAGCGGCCAAACCGATCATGCTATGCATGAAGGCGACCAGTTCCGGCATCTTGGTCATCTCAACGCGCTTGGCCATGACCGAACCAGCGGTGCCACCGACTAATAGGCCAACGAGGACGTAACCGATTCCTGTGCTGGCGATCTCTGCGCCAAGCTTGTAGATGAGGCCCACCGTAGTCAGCATGGCTATTCCCATGCCGATCATGCCGAACAGGTTTCCGCGTCGCGACGTGATTGGGTGTGACAGGCCTTTGAGCGCCTGGATAAAGCAAACCGAGGCGACGAGGTAGAGGAGCGTTACCAGATTCATGCTCATGGTTACTTCTGCGCCTCGTTCTTGGTTTTCTTCTTGAACATTTCCAGCATGCGTCGAGTGACCAGGAAGCCACCAAAGACGTTGACCGCAGCCAGCGCCACTGCCAGCGTTCCCATGGTTTTGCCCAGCGGCGTGACGGTAAGTGCGGCGGCCAGCATGGCGCCGACGATGACGATCGCCGAGATGGCGTTCGTTACCGCCATCAAGGGGGTGTGCAGAGCCGGAGTAACGTTCCACACCACGTGGTAGCCGACATAAATGGCCAGCACGAAAATGATCAGGTTATAGATGCCATGGGAAATCAGCATATCTTCCATAGTCGTGCTCCTTAGCCGTTTTTGCGGACAATTTGGCCGTCGCGGCACATCAGGCAGGCCGCGACGATGTCGTCTTCGAGGTTGATCAGCAGCGCGCCGTCCTTGTCGAACAGCAACTTCATGAAGTCCAGCAGGTTGCGCGCATACAGGGCCGAAGCATCGGCGCCCACCTGGGCCGGCAGGTTGGTCGGGCCGACGATGGTCACGCCATTGGTCTGTACCACCTGGTCGGCTACCGTCAGCGGGCAGTTGCCGCCCTGGGCTGCAGCCAGATCGATGACCACCGACCCAGGCTTCATTTCCGCCACAGTACCCTTGTGCAATAGAATCGGCGCCCGACGGCCGGGGATCAATGCTGTAGTGATAACGATGTCGGCTTGCTTGGCTCGGTCATGCACGGCTTGTGCTTGTCGGGCCATCCAGCTGGCCGGCATAGGTCGGGCATAGCCACCGACGCCCTCAGCGCACTCGCGCTCCTCGTCGGTCTCGTAGGGCACGTCAATGAACTTGGCGCCCAGCGACTCAATCTGCTCTTTCACGGCCGGGCGTACGTCGGACGCCTCGATCACCGCCCCCATGCGTTTGGCCGTCGCAATCGCCTGAAGGCCGGCAACGCCTGCGCCTAGGATCAGCACGCGCGCGGCCTTCACTGTACCGGCGGCGGTCATCAGCATGGGCATGAAACGTGGGTAGTAATGAGCAGCTAGCAACACCGCCTTGTAACCAGCGATGTTGGCCTGTGACGACAGTACGTCCAGGCTTTGTGCCCGAGAGGTGCGTGGCGCGGCTTCCAAGGCGAAAGCGGTAATGCCGCGCTCGGCCATCTTGCCAATCAACTCGCTGTTGAAGGGATTGAGCATGCCCACCAATAGACTGCCACTGTTGATCAGGGCCAATTCCTGGTCATTAGGCGCAACCACCTTCAGTACAATTTCTGCACCAAATGCGTCGCTCGCTTTACCTACCGTCGCTCCTGCTGCTTCGAATGCGCTATCAGTGATACAGGAGTTCACGCCGCAGTCTCGCTGGACTACAACTTGATGACCTGCTGCAACCAGGCGCTTGACTGTGTCTGGTGTCACCGCTACACGTGTCTCGCCATGTGCGGTTTCCGACGGTACTCCGATATACAAGGAACTTCTCCGTTTATTATTTGCTCAAAAACTTCATGTAATGAAGAGTAAGGATTAAGCAATCAACTTCTTAATGGTTCGCAACGTTTCGGATGATGGTCGCGGGCGACTTTTCCTCTCCGCTAGGGTTTGCGGCAGCCCTGATGCAGCTGCTCGCTCTATAGCGAAAAGAATCTCCAGATCTACCAGCCCTTCTTCACCGCAGGGTTGAGGCGGTCTACCTTGCTCAATACAGTCTGAGAAGTAAGAAATCTGTCCCGCAAAATGGTCATAATGAGGGAAATTGACGTACTCGTTTTCGTCTCGACTTTTTAACGACATTGACATCGACTGCTCGAAACGGAAGCCCGGATCCATGTTCAAAACGCCTTCAGTACCCACGACACGATAAGTGTCGACTGGATAAGCTCCAAAGCTGCAGTAGAATTGCGCCAGTCGATTTCCAGGGAAGCGTAATGTGACAGCTATCGAGTCATCGATATTAGAGAATCGGAGGTCTTCAGCCCGTCGGCTGCTCATCGCAGAGACGGCGATGGGGTCGGCCGCGAAGATGTGACGGGCAGCGTTAATGCAATAAATGCCGATATCCTGTAGGGGGCCACCCCAATGTTCTATATTTAAGCGATGATTTCCGATGTCACTCTGAAAGCTGAACGTCGCAGACATGAATACCGGATCGCCAATACGGCCATCGCGGATGGCATCCAATGCAGCAATTGTGCCGACGTCATGATGTAACCTGTAACTTGTCATCAGATAGACACCAGATTCTTTCGCCGTAGCAATCATGGCGTCAGCATCCGGCAACGAAGTGGCAATCGGCTTCTCGACCAATGCGTGCTTTCCAGCCTTGGCAGCCTGGATGGCAAACGAGGCATGAAGAGGATTCGGCAACGCGATATACACAGCGTCGACAAGGTCGCTATTCAGAAGCTCATCAAAATCTTCGTAAGCGTATACATGGCTGATACCATGCTGGTCGGCCAATTTCCGGGCACGTTCAGGACTGCCAGAAACAATCGCTGTAATCTGGGAGTTCTCCAACAAAGAAACGGCAGGAATGAATGCGGTCTGAGATATCCAGCCAGCGCCCACTACGGCATATCGAATCACTTTTAGACCCTCGAATAAATGCATAATACCGAGCGGCCGAACCGTTTAGTATTGACGCAACCTAGGTAGTCATATTTATCGGTACAGCAAAGGGCGGGGAGGTATTGCTAGTTCAATAGTACTATCTGTGGATACGCGTGCTGCTAACTGCTCAGCAATCAACGTAGTGATATATCCATCCCACGCAGTAGCACCATGACTCGGAACGCCTGTTGCCACACTGTTAACCCAGCTACGAGTTTGGCCTTGATAAGCAGCGGCGAAACGCGGCACCCAATTTCGAGGAACGTGAGCGCCTCGATGGTACGACTTGTTTACAATCGGAGCTGAAAACTCGGGTAGCGATACAGTACCCTCGTCCCCCACCAACTCAGCGTGCACTTGATAGCCGAACTTGCAATTCATATACAACTCGGTTGACGACATCGCGCCATTTGCTAGGCGCGCAACGATCATCATCGGGTCGCCTTTTTCAGCAACGGTGATCCGTACAGCTTCAAGTTCAGTGCCCAATAGCCAGCGCATCACATCAATTTCATGAACAAAAGCGTTCGTGATGAGCATGTCACCAGTCATCCAGTCCGGGGCGACCGGATTACGATGGAAGTTATGCAGAATTTCAGGTTTGCCAATAGCGTTTGCTTCGAAGAGCCTTTTTAACTCCTCGTACCCTGGATCAAACCTGCGCATGTAACCAACCTGAACATGGGCGCGGCCTTTCAAGCATTCAGCTTCAACGATTTGGTTCGCCTGATCAGCCGTCATAGCTAATGGCTTTTCACACAAAACAGGCTTGCCGGCTTCGATGCATGCTAAGACGAGTTCAGCGTGAGTT includes:
- a CDS encoding APC family permease, producing MTTVGSSSRDKVSSQAPLSAQLGVSSIIFMVLAAAAPLSVVAGLGPVGIATGNGIGFPSTFILIALILLIFSIGFTAMTPYVRESGGFYSYIQAGLGFPAGVGATFMAVYAYVAMQVGMYPFAGLLISNFLGVFGLSVPWWVISGVLIATIGYLGYRNIDFSAKVLAVLLIAELVVVTIVSVAIVGQGGEEGLTLKPFTFDAVFSGNFALGLTFAVSSFMGFESTAVYRDEAKDPAKTIPRATYGAVLIVTVVYTLATWAFVEGWGSRAVSTALESMSAGNMYQMTAARYVGDWLALVINVLLVTSLLACILSWHNVTARYLFTNGRSGALPQFLGRQHMKHRSPGVASLATSLVIALLTLVVLITGLDPYGQVYSWFSAVGVIGVVFMMFVVSISTLMFFAKNKVLHDKIGIIVRLIAPLTSVVVLAVLVGLIIVNFPVLVGEVDAQGSPSPGPVTAVIFGVAVISVLIGCGWGWWLYAFRRNTLTVTQVDTNEVDEVTVSENHAGSVV
- a CDS encoding allantoin permease, whose protein sequence is MADVGQFEISSKDDPRVLQEQSAEDYSRHVVPLAARSSRWSLAMASWSVLSALFYLYISVAVAQAVGSRSALIGIGLSVVFYGVINYIISQRSIKSGLSVALLSRGIFGNVGAIISSLLFAVTATYYAVFEGSIIAVALQQYFSPESDIRWWYLLVVLYAMPLVVGGIQAWMDKLNGALLPLYIGGLLLIVLMAGNRFGFSAGFLSIQPSIETSMPGWLWAFIVYMGICVNMMVTAEFSRFGKPQDAKFHGIVTFGPLFYFALYVINGVAGIFIMETVFPGLKASEQGIAEAVLKSSGVVGLLFIIVSQTRINTANYYMASLNMAGFAARGFGLRLPRAVWVLFVGACVYSLMLTNVFSYLLKALAWQGVAVTSWVAILMTHYALYQDTQHSEFRPGRVKAIMPGAWAILFSTAVGISIIEFGAKGGWYVEFAPIIISAIAALSYWLIAKSVHGRPIRRAEDPRSEVVDVWSQHIKCHVCDRSYTAIEMDCDPSAGQQAICTGCAEGNHAFLQAVKQESQALSSRTESSIA
- a CDS encoding alpha/beta hydrolase is translated as MMFSKREWPDCGVEGFERAFVTVDGTRMHYVSGGVEDGEVMVLICGFPQSWYAWRKVLPALGKHFRVIAPDLPGQGDSERPASCDTSNIARLLRGMLDQVGVKKHSLISHDLGAWVSYPYCANYGDTVTGWAILDCGIPGISLPDNLPWAADAAWRTWHCGFHNIPDLPEALLEGREHIYLEWYLQRKSANPQVFSQEDFEEYLRVFKLNGWKGGLAYYRAMTLSAEQNRQLAKKGMLKMPVLAVRADQGSMPDLVGELKKIASDVTGTMVSSGHYIPEEQPEQLVTELLKFFADR
- a CDS encoding SDR family oxidoreductase, coding for MNNYNGRVVIITGAGSGMGRAMVEEFAARQALVVALDINLKAAEESISKISNPESGFAYRVDVSDPASVKEAVEAVIAKWGRIDLLCNNAGILDGHATAHEVSVEEWNKVIAVNLTGPFLMARAVIPQMLKQKKGAIINTSSTSGFSAAGGGTAYTASKHGVIGLTRQLTFEYGASGIRVNTICPGATATPLAMADPVTAHSPDMLAALEKFPARRWCQPSEIAKLAAFLGGDEADFVHGSEYVMDGGWLAAARDPF
- a CDS encoding NAD(P)(+) transhydrogenase (Re/Si-specific) subunit beta, with translation MSMNLVTLLYLVASVCFIQALKGLSHPITSRRGNLFGMIGMGIAMLTTVGLIYKLGAEIASTGIGYVLVGLLVGGTAGSVMAKRVEMTKMPELVAFMHSMIGLAAVFIAITGVIEPQSLGIVASMGDPIPGGNRLELFLGAAIGAITFSGSVIAFGKLSGKYKFRLFQGAPFVFQGQFKTNMLVLFTTFGVGIIYSATGLIDAFILMLVLAFVLGVLLIIPIGGADMPVVVSMLNSYSGWAAAGIGFSLNNSMLIIAGSLVGSSGAILSYIMCKAMNRSFFSVILGGFGGDADVGATQGSKEQRPVKSGSADDATFLLSNADSVIIVPGYGLAVARAQHALKELTEKLTHSGVTVKYAIHPVAGRMPGHMNVLLAEAEVPYDQVFEMDDINSEFGQADVVLVLGANDVVNPAAKNDPKSPIAGMPILEAFKAKTIIVNKRSMASGYAGLDNELFYLDKTMMVFGDAKKVIEEMVKAAA
- a CDS encoding NAD(P) transhydrogenase subunit alpha, whose protein sequence is MEDMLISHGIYNLIIFVLAIYVGYHVVWNVTPALHTPLMAVTNAISAIVIVGAMLAAALTVTPLGKTMGTLAVALAAVNVFGGFLVTRRMLEMFKKKTKNEAQK
- a CDS encoding Re/Si-specific NAD(P)(+) transhydrogenase subunit alpha translates to MYIGVPSETAHGETRVAVTPDTVKRLVAAGHQVVVQRDCGVNSCITDSAFEAAGATVGKASDAFGAEIVLKVVAPNDQELALINSGSLLVGMLNPFNSELIGKMAERGITAFALEAAPRTSRAQSLDVLSSQANIAGYKAVLLAAHYYPRFMPMLMTAAGTVKAARVLILGAGVAGLQAIATAKRMGAVIEASDVRPAVKEQIESLGAKFIDVPYETDEERECAEGVGGYARPMPASWMARQAQAVHDRAKQADIVITTALIPGRRAPILLHKGTVAEMKPGSVVIDLAAAQGGNCPLTVADQVVQTNGVTIVGPTNLPAQVGADASALYARNLLDFMKLLFDKDGALLINLEDDIVAACLMCRDGQIVRKNG
- a CDS encoding Gfo/Idh/MocA family oxidoreductase, which translates into the protein MHLFEGLKVIRYAVVGAGWISQTAFIPAVSLLENSQITAIVSGSPERARKLADQHGISHVYAYEDFDELLNSDLVDAVYIALPNPLHASFAIQAAKAGKHALVEKPIATSLPDADAMIATAKESGVYLMTSYRLHHDVGTIAALDAIRDGRIGDPVFMSATFSFQSDIGNHRLNIEHWGGPLQDIGIYCINAARHIFAADPIAVSAMSSRRAEDLRFSNIDDSIAVTLRFPGNRLAQFYCSFGAYPVDTYRVVGTEGVLNMDPGFRFEQSMSMSLKSRDENEYVNFPHYDHFAGQISYFSDCIEQGRPPQPCGEEGLVDLEILFAIERAAASGLPQTLAERKSRPRPSSETLRTIKKLIA
- a CDS encoding Gfo/Idh/MocA family oxidoreductase; this encodes MGVTFVTPIFATAKFTSAGDSKMSVAVGLIGAGVMGKEHGRILSTHTPNAHLAGVCDYEPEKARAIAGNASVYSDPFDLINSNEIDAVLIASPDSTHAELVLACIEAGKPVLCEKPLAMTADQANQIVEAECLKGRAHVQVGYMRRFDPGYEELKRLFEANAIGKPEILHNFHRNPVAPDWMTGDMLITNAFVHEIDVMRWLLGTELEAVRITVAEKGDPMMIVARLANGAMSSTELYMNCKFGYQVHAELVGDEGTVSLPEFSAPIVNKSYHRGAHVPRNWVPRFAAAYQGQTRSWVNSVATGVPSHGATAWDGYITTLIAEQLAARVSTDSTIELAIPPRPLLYR